Genomic window (Aminivibrio sp.):
AGGCAGAAACTCGAAGAGCAGTCCGAGGCGGATGTCCGGGGAGATTTTCCTGGAACGCTTCAGGGAGAGATGATTGAAGGAAGAGATAATGGTGTTTCCGAGCCTTCCGTGCTCTTTGAGAACTGTAATTGTTTTTTCTTCCAGTCCCGGGCCGTCCGACGGCCGGCTTTTCAGTTCCACGTTCAGAAGCAGTTCTTTCGGAACCAGTTCCAGAACTTCCCGGAGTGCCGGGATTTTCTGCCCCCGGAATTCCGGGGAAAACCATTTTCCTGCGTCAAGGGTCCGGATTTTCCGAAATGTCATGTCGCGGATTTCGCCGGAACCTCCGGTGGTTCGCGCAACGGACCAGTCATGGTGGACGACGGGCTCCCCGTCCCGGCTGAGCTGGACGTCGAACTCGAAACCGTGGCATCCCTGCCGCATTCCCAGCTCGAAAGCCGCAATAGTGTTTTCCGGAGCGTACCCCGAGGCTCCCCTGTGTCCCAGAACAAGCAACGACCGTCACTTCTTTCATTAATGCAGGAATGACTGCCTTTTCTATGTACCATAAGATTGTGAAAGGGGAAAGGGGGTATCGGCAGAACCGGCGCCCGAAACTCGGAGTTGATTCATGCCGGCGTTCGCCGGGATACAGGGGTGATGTGCGGCAAAGAGGTCCTTCTTTGGGCCCGGATATGTTATTTTATTCGAGGAGCAAATTAAGAGAGGACCGGGGATTTCCCGGGAAAGGAGGAGCGAAGATGACCATGCATGTTCTTGTTCCCCTGGCGGAGGGTTTTGAGGAGATCGAGGCGGTGACGCCCATTGACGTGCTGCGGCGGGCAGGTGTGGATGTGACGGTGGCATCCGTCGGCGGGCCTGTGGTGAAGGGTGCCCGGGGTATTCTCGTGGAAACCGACAAGACTCTTGACGAGTGTGCGGACAAAGATTTTGACCTGATCGTCCTGCCGGGCGGCATGCCCGGTGCGGTGAATCTTGCCGGATCTGCCGTGCTTTCGGACATGCTGAGGAGGCACCGCGAAAAGGATCTTCCCCTGGCGGCCATCTGTGCCGCCCCGGCGGTGGTGCTGAACCCTCTGGGGCTTCTTGGGGAGGAGCGGGTGGCCTGCCATCCGTCGGTACGGGAAAAACTGGGCGATACGAATCGGACTGAG
Coding sequences:
- a CDS encoding glycerophosphodiester phosphodiesterase; its protein translation is MLVLGHRGASGYAPENTIAAFELGMRQGCHGFEFDVQLSRDGEPVVHHDWSVARTTGGSGEIRDMTFRKIRTLDAGKWFSPEFRGQKIPALREVLELVPKELLLNVELKSRPSDGPGLEEKTITVLKEHGRLGNTIISSFNHLSLKRSRKISPDIRLGLLFEFLPPRPFDYVKNLKLDLYSIHPRHDFVSAALMIEAHDRGLKTACWTVNTTERAAELLKEGADFVITNYPDRCLGLK
- a CDS encoding DJ-1 family glyoxalase III, whose product is MTMHVLVPLAEGFEEIEAVTPIDVLRRAGVDVTVASVGGPVVKGARGILVETDKTLDECADKDFDLIVLPGGMPGAVNLAGSAVLSDMLRRHREKDLPLAAICAAPAVVLNPLGLLGEERVACHPSVREKLGDTNRTEERICVGKKLVTAAGPGVAMEFALALVELMEGREKAEELAKAMVVK